From the genome of Streptomyces sp. NBC_01317, one region includes:
- a CDS encoding nuclear transport factor 2 family protein, with product MDGTKDTHADLAEFGRCWARAELRGDVGSLDVLLTDDFRGVGPRGVVLDKPRWLDRYASGCLVHDAFDWEDVEVRVHGDAAVAIGLQRQQSVNDGRDADGYFRLTQFLTQHDGRWKLAALHMGRIAEPLP from the coding sequence GTGGACGGGACGAAGGACACACACGCGGACCTGGCGGAGTTCGGCCGGTGCTGGGCCCGCGCGGAACTGCGCGGTGATGTCGGCTCGCTCGACGTCCTCCTCACGGACGACTTCCGCGGGGTCGGACCGCGCGGCGTTGTCCTCGACAAACCGCGGTGGCTGGATCGCTACGCGTCGGGGTGCCTCGTCCATGACGCGTTCGACTGGGAGGACGTCGAGGTACGCGTCCACGGGGACGCGGCCGTCGCGATCGGTCTGCAACGCCAGCAGAGCGTCAACGACGGCCGCGACGCGGACGGTTACTTCCGCCTGACCCAGTTCCTGACACAACACGACGGCCGCTGGAAACTGGCCGCCCTCCACATGGGCCGGATCGCCGAGCCGCTGCCGTAG